One region of Sulfuriroseicoccus oceanibius genomic DNA includes:
- a CDS encoding YgfZ/GcvT domain-containing protein: protein MSSIPLTSSHHRWQLAGPDAARYLNGQISNDVHRCTETTGIAACVCNAKGKLDGIVHVSPGSEPDHFIVDFPAELEDTLPLRLERYLIADDAEWSDLTDSTFQIHITDTTADIIAPLVASLDGVVAISQARFGALGVDVIGPIAQQSAAADALAPIATITLDAQELEDLRIANGAPRWGAELTPDTLPKEVGLEPTHVSFTKGCYIGQETISRMKTAGKVRQALCKLTTSDPVTTGMELIVEGSDKPCGTITSVDSAGTTALALVKRAALESPDAIALATNCAKISSLTSLV, encoded by the coding sequence ATGTCCTCGATCCCGCTCACCTCAAGCCATCATCGCTGGCAACTCGCCGGCCCGGACGCCGCCCGTTACCTCAACGGCCAAATCTCCAACGACGTCCACCGATGCACCGAAACCACCGGCATCGCCGCCTGCGTCTGCAACGCCAAAGGAAAACTCGACGGCATCGTCCACGTCTCCCCAGGCTCTGAGCCAGACCATTTCATCGTCGACTTCCCAGCCGAGCTGGAGGACACCCTGCCACTGCGATTGGAACGCTACCTCATCGCCGACGACGCAGAATGGAGCGACCTCACCGATTCCACCTTCCAAATCCACATCACTGACACCACCGCCGATATCATTGCCCCGCTGGTCGCGTCACTCGACGGCGTGGTAGCAATCTCGCAGGCCCGCTTTGGCGCACTTGGTGTTGATGTGATCGGGCCAATCGCCCAACAATCCGCCGCTGCGGACGCTCTGGCACCCATTGCCACCATCACGCTCGACGCGCAGGAACTCGAAGACCTGCGCATAGCAAATGGAGCACCACGCTGGGGCGCCGAGCTCACCCCTGACACCCTGCCAAAGGAAGTAGGCCTCGAGCCAACCCACGTCAGCTTCACCAAAGGCTGCTACATCGGTCAGGAAACCATCTCGCGCATGAAGACCGCCGGCAAAGTCCGTCAGGCGCTCTGCAAATTGACTACGTCCGATCCGGTCACCACAGGCATGGAGCTCATCGTCGAGGGATCGGACAAGCCATGCGGCACCATCACCAGCGTCGACTCCGCCGGCACCACCGCTCTGGCTCTGGTAAAGCGCGCCGCGCTTGAGTCGCCGGACGCTATCGCGCTCGCAACGAACTGCGCCAAGATCAGCTCACTCACGTCGCTGGTCTAG
- a CDS encoding biopolymer transporter ExbD, with translation MRERKSPKLATAQEPGLDISSLIDVSFLLLIYFLVTTTLKPKEVDLGFRLPGEGGGGERRFYRQLRCPWRRMDRWWLIRRDLRRTLVRPERIIAITNCISDCWTTR, from the coding sequence ATGAGAGAGCGCAAGTCCCCAAAGTTGGCCACGGCTCAGGAGCCGGGATTGGATATTTCGTCGTTGATTGATGTCAGCTTCCTGTTGCTCATCTACTTTCTGGTAACGACGACGCTGAAGCCGAAGGAAGTCGACCTTGGGTTCCGCTTGCCGGGTGAGGGGGGGGGGGGGGAGCGCCGCTTTTACCGCCAATTGCGCTGTCCTTGGAGGCGGATGGATCGGTGGTGGTTAATCCGGAGGGATCTGCGGAGAACCTTGGTGCGGCCGGAGCGGATTATCGCAATCACAAACTGCATCAGCGACTGTTGGACTACAAGGTGA
- a CDS encoding NYN domain-containing protein — protein MFSGIELADVMERRLLLVDGHSAIHAWPEMKSVIRRGGGDATEPARRMLVQALAAIADATEVEVAVVFDGKGGRHEQVDESTTGIRVVFSGGKRSADGMIERVVAKHGAEIAITVASNDRLVLDAAMAGGADAMSIRGLQQWVDSCDRDFRDRYGRYLR, from the coding sequence TTGTTTTCAGGGATTGAGTTGGCAGATGTGATGGAGCGTAGGTTGTTGTTGGTGGACGGGCACAGTGCGATTCATGCGTGGCCTGAGATGAAGTCGGTGATCCGGCGTGGTGGTGGCGATGCGACCGAGCCAGCGCGGCGGATGTTGGTGCAGGCGTTGGCGGCGATTGCCGATGCGACGGAGGTCGAGGTGGCGGTGGTTTTTGATGGCAAAGGTGGGCGTCACGAGCAGGTGGACGAGTCGACGACCGGAATCCGAGTGGTCTTTAGTGGAGGCAAGCGCTCGGCGGACGGAATGATCGAGCGGGTGGTGGCAAAGCACGGGGCTGAGATTGCGATTACGGTGGCGTCCAATGATCGGTTGGTGCTTGATGCGGCGATGGCTGGTGGCGCGGATGCCATGAGTATCCGGGGATTACAGCAGTGGGTGGACTCGTGCGACCGAGACTTCCGCGATCGTTACGGGCGCTATCTGCGCTGA
- the lipB gene encoding lipoyl(octanoyl) transferase LipB — protein MNQPAHTRAVSTRWLESGITFAEGLQLQEQLVIDRQEGSINDTLLLLEHAAVYTIGRTSDKSSLQEAQLLPHPVFEINRGGKATYHGPGQLTAYAILDLVPLGKDLHVYLRFLEEVLILTCQEFGVNAHRRDGLTGIWIENRKMASIGVGVRKWVSMHGIALNVTRESLPPFLSIVPCGLDGVSMTCLEVEAGRDLSVEEVGNAFARHFDTLVTAQRKQETSA, from the coding sequence ATGAACCAACCAGCCCACACTCGCGCAGTTTCCACCCGTTGGCTCGAATCCGGGATCACATTTGCCGAGGGCTTGCAGTTGCAGGAGCAGCTGGTGATCGACCGCCAGGAAGGCTCGATCAACGACACTCTCCTCCTCCTCGAGCACGCCGCGGTTTACACCATCGGCCGCACCAGCGACAAATCGAGCCTTCAGGAAGCCCAGCTTCTGCCCCACCCGGTCTTTGAAATCAACCGCGGCGGCAAGGCCACCTACCACGGCCCCGGTCAGTTGACCGCCTACGCCATCCTCGATCTGGTACCTCTCGGCAAAGATCTCCACGTCTACCTCCGCTTCCTGGAAGAAGTGCTCATCCTCACCTGCCAGGAGTTTGGCGTAAACGCCCACCGCCGCGACGGACTCACCGGCATCTGGATCGAGAACCGAAAGATGGCATCCATCGGGGTCGGCGTGCGCAAGTGGGTCTCGATGCACGGCATCGCGCTCAACGTCACGCGCGAATCACTCCCGCCATTCCTCTCTATCGTTCCGTGCGGCCTCGACGGGGTCAGCATGACCTGCCTCGAAGTGGAAGCCGGACGCGACCTCAGCGTCGAAGAAGTCGGCAACGCATTCGCCCGCCACTTCGACACCTTGGTCACTGCACAACGAAAGCAAGAAACCAGCGCATAA
- the floA gene encoding flotillin-like protein FloA (flotillin-like protein involved in membrane lipid rafts), whose product MITSLLHPVLAASELPKLIGIAVVGLFLFVVIILLLKFGMIWLRARIAGAPVSMLNLVAMTLRKVPPSLIVDARITAAKAGLSRTTDELEAHFLSGGDVNSVVLALIAADKAGLGLTFDRACAIDLAVKGTAKTVLEAVRTSINPMVIDCPGQGRKIDAVARDGIAVRASARVTVRTNLDRFVGGATDETIIARVGEGIVTSIGSAKSYKDVLENPDNISHHVLARGLDSGTAYEILSIDIADVDVGDNIGAKLQAEQAEADKLVAQAKAEARRAAAVATEQEMAARTQEQRARVVEAEAEIPLAIAEAFRSGNLGIMDYTRYKNLVADTDMRDHIAGKNDQSDNSKEI is encoded by the coding sequence ATGATCACCTCACTCCTCCACCCCGTGCTCGCCGCCTCGGAACTTCCGAAACTCATCGGCATTGCAGTCGTCGGGCTTTTCCTATTCGTCGTCATTATCCTGCTGCTCAAGTTCGGCATGATCTGGCTGCGCGCCCGCATTGCCGGAGCTCCGGTCAGCATGCTCAACCTCGTCGCCATGACGCTACGGAAGGTTCCGCCATCACTGATTGTCGACGCCCGCATTACCGCCGCCAAAGCCGGACTCTCCCGCACCACTGATGAACTCGAAGCACACTTCCTCTCCGGAGGTGACGTCAACAGTGTGGTGCTCGCACTGATCGCCGCAGACAAAGCCGGCCTCGGACTGACATTCGACCGCGCCTGCGCCATCGACCTCGCCGTGAAAGGCACCGCCAAGACCGTCTTGGAAGCCGTGCGCACGTCGATCAACCCAATGGTCATCGATTGCCCGGGCCAAGGCCGCAAGATCGACGCCGTAGCCCGTGACGGCATCGCGGTCCGCGCGTCGGCCCGCGTCACCGTGCGCACCAACCTCGACCGCTTCGTCGGTGGTGCTACGGATGAAACCATCATCGCCCGTGTCGGCGAAGGCATCGTCACCTCGATCGGCTCGGCCAAGTCCTATAAAGACGTGCTCGAGAACCCGGACAACATCTCGCACCACGTTCTGGCCCGCGGCCTCGACTCGGGAACCGCCTACGAGATCCTTTCGATCGATATCGCTGACGTCGATGTCGGAGACAACATCGGCGCCAAGCTCCAGGCAGAGCAGGCCGAAGCCGACAAACTCGTCGCTCAGGCAAAAGCCGAAGCTCGCCGCGCAGCAGCTGTCGCCACCGAGCAGGAAATGGCCGCCCGCACGCAGGAGCAACGCGCCCGCGTGGTCGAGGCCGAAGCCGAAATCCCACTCGCCATCGCCGAAGCATTCCGCTCCGGCAACCTCGGGATCATGGATTACACCCGCTACAAAAACCTCGTGGCCGATACCGACATGCGCGATCACATCGCCGGTAAAAACGACCAGTCGGACAACTCGAAGGAAATCTAA
- a CDS encoding ExbD/TolR family protein, with the protein MASQKLQASASNQLDDMQMDMSPMIDMVFLLLIFFMVASTMITQRKDPDVVVPIAPKGQDVKTAQGRITINVYSDAVMKKKGRNTPYADVNSVELTREGITRLVEKERLANEQVGTKSILYVRGDQAAIVQHVKTVIAAAAKGGVNDVIFSGYSRKVGQ; encoded by the coding sequence ATGGCATCTCAGAAGCTACAAGCCTCGGCTAGCAATCAGCTCGATGACATGCAAATGGACATGTCGCCGATGATCGACATGGTGTTCCTGCTGCTGATTTTCTTCATGGTGGCATCCACCATGATCACCCAGCGGAAAGACCCCGATGTGGTGGTTCCGATCGCACCAAAGGGTCAGGACGTGAAGACAGCGCAGGGGCGGATCACGATCAACGTGTATTCCGATGCGGTCATGAAGAAGAAAGGGCGCAACACGCCGTACGCCGACGTCAACAGTGTCGAGTTGACCCGTGAGGGGATCACTCGCCTGGTCGAGAAAGAGCGTTTGGCCAACGAGCAGGTCGGAACCAAGAGCATTCTCTATGTGCGTGGTGACCAGGCTGCTATTGTCCAGCACGTCAAGACCGTCATTGCCGCCGCGGCAAAGGGTGGTGTGAACGATGTGATCTTCTCGGGTTACAGCCGCAAAGTCGGCCAGTAA
- a CDS encoding ExbD/TolR family protein: MARKVKYKPANDPEPGLDISSLIDVSFLLLIYFLVTTTLKPKEVDVGIRLPSAISGGTPPELPPLSLALEEDGTVIANPDQSAEALGRMDDKFRNKKLFQRLSDYKETADRAGQTARIMLRASNAAENQKLITVFNEISAVGIEDVTLDGFLGDE, encoded by the coding sequence ATGGCTCGCAAAGTAAAGTACAAACCAGCGAACGATCCGGAACCGGGGCTCGATATCTCGTCGTTGATCGACGTGAGCTTCCTTCTCTTGATCTACTTCCTGGTGACCACGACCCTCAAACCCAAAGAGGTGGACGTGGGGATCCGTCTTCCTTCGGCGATCTCCGGAGGTACTCCTCCCGAGTTGCCACCACTGTCATTGGCATTGGAAGAAGACGGAACCGTGATCGCCAACCCGGACCAGTCCGCAGAGGCTCTCGGGCGCATGGATGACAAGTTCCGCAATAAGAAGTTGTTCCAGCGCTTGAGCGATTACAAAGAAACCGCGGATCGTGCGGGGCAGACTGCGCGCATTATGTTGCGTGCGTCGAACGCCGCCGAGAACCAGAAGTTGATTACTGTATTCAACGAGATCAGCGCGGTGGGGATTGAGGATGTGACCTTGGATGGATTCCTTGGTGACGAGTAA
- a CDS encoding sulfatase-like hydrolase/transferase, with translation MMKRLILSCVGLVFALASVSAEVERPNLLVFLVDDMGVMDTSLPFLADKDGQPKRYPLNERYRTPSMERMGEQSLRFSRFYAHSVCSPSRISLITGQGSARHRTTTWVNPFQDNGELPGWNWVGPDEQSVTLPRLLQSAGYRTIHCGKAHFGPVGKPGEDPLVVGFDVNIAGCSWGQPGSYYGERNYGEGRRHAVPGLDAYHGSDTFLTEALTLEMKSAIAASVRDGKPFFAHMSHYALHAPFESDPRFAANYASLGGSAHAKAFATLVEGMDKSLGDLIDHLEQLGVAEETLIVFLGDNGTDAPIGGLEEVACAAPLRGKKGTRFEGGTRAPLMIGWAKLDADHPVQRKFPVRVGLESNTFATINDLFPTLLEVAGVKSPDGHVVDGESLADLLAGNVVKRSAPKEFLMHFPHRHNSSWFTSLHQGEWKLIYNYRKPAAQRYELYHLAEDPSESRNLAAQQPEKLKLLVERMVVLLNESDAVLARDANSGEAVLPVVPGGGD, from the coding sequence ATGATGAAGCGATTGATTTTGAGCTGTGTTGGGTTGGTGTTTGCGTTGGCGAGTGTGAGTGCTGAGGTCGAACGACCGAATCTCTTGGTCTTTCTGGTGGATGACATGGGGGTGATGGACACCTCGCTGCCGTTTCTGGCGGATAAGGACGGTCAGCCGAAGCGTTATCCATTGAACGAGCGGTATCGCACGCCGTCGATGGAGCGCATGGGCGAGCAATCGTTGAGGTTTTCGCGCTTTTATGCGCACAGCGTGTGTTCGCCATCGCGGATTTCATTGATCACAGGCCAAGGATCCGCACGGCATCGGACGACCACATGGGTGAACCCATTCCAGGACAACGGGGAGTTGCCAGGTTGGAATTGGGTGGGGCCGGATGAACAGTCAGTGACGCTACCGCGGTTATTGCAATCTGCCGGGTACCGGACAATTCATTGCGGCAAGGCGCATTTTGGTCCGGTCGGGAAGCCTGGCGAGGATCCGTTGGTTGTTGGGTTTGATGTGAATATTGCGGGGTGTTCGTGGGGTCAGCCCGGGAGCTATTACGGTGAGCGGAATTATGGCGAGGGGCGGAGGCACGCCGTGCCGGGCTTGGATGCGTATCACGGCAGCGACACGTTTTTGACGGAGGCTCTGACCTTGGAAATGAAGTCGGCAATTGCGGCCTCGGTTAGGGATGGTAAGCCGTTCTTTGCGCACATGAGCCATTATGCTTTGCATGCGCCGTTCGAGTCGGACCCTCGATTCGCGGCAAATTACGCGTCCTTGGGGGGGAGTGCTCATGCCAAGGCGTTTGCGACATTGGTTGAAGGGATGGACAAGTCGCTCGGCGACCTGATTGATCATTTGGAGCAGTTGGGCGTGGCGGAGGAGACGCTGATTGTGTTCCTCGGGGACAATGGAACCGACGCACCGATTGGCGGGCTAGAAGAGGTGGCTTGTGCGGCTCCGCTGCGCGGGAAGAAAGGGACAAGGTTCGAGGGCGGGACGCGGGCTCCGTTGATGATCGGCTGGGCGAAGCTGGATGCCGACCATCCGGTGCAGCGCAAGTTTCCAGTGAGAGTCGGGCTGGAGTCGAATACCTTCGCTACGATCAATGATCTGTTTCCAACCTTGCTGGAGGTGGCTGGTGTGAAGTCACCGGATGGGCATGTGGTCGACGGCGAGAGTTTGGCGGATCTGTTGGCGGGTAATGTGGTTAAACGAAGTGCTCCGAAAGAGTTTCTGATGCACTTTCCGCACCGGCACAACAGCAGCTGGTTTACCTCGCTGCATCAGGGGGAGTGGAAGTTAATCTACAACTACCGCAAGCCTGCGGCCCAGCGATACGAGCTGTACCATCTCGCGGAGGATCCCTCCGAGAGTCGGAATTTGGCGGCTCAGCAGCCGGAGAAGTTGAAATTGCTCGTCGAGCGGATGGTGGTGTTGCTCAATGAGAGTGATGCCGTGTTGGCGCGGGATGCGAACTCAGGTGAGGCGGTGTTGCCGGTTGTGCCTGGGGGCGGGGATTGA
- a CDS encoding glycosyltransferase family 39 protein, producing the protein MALLLLMVGCVVFAQSTGSDWREAWSVGIEKVEAGSRSKVKAAEIAQTCAFWGAVISAVLSGVLLVTRRWWCGADAPEGFGALAEEEDPARRGLERAVFWGMLVTAVAVGLLLRLPRMELSFYNDEAHTYTRLVAGEWKKAPIGEQGAKFDAPRWGETAFSNKTGNNSFLYSILARAAFDQWKASTGAADGEVCEWIVRLPVLIAGMLTIVVVGLGARRVAGPWAGVAAMWLLTLHPWHLRFSTEARSYGLVMLFVALGVWLLAGAWQTNRWRWWLPYGLVQFLIVYSYPGAAFLVLFANVVLAVLLAVRAFTKCCGGAGVTALVRLTVSALFAAIPALFVMGAPVVNTLEALENSKSLAGSVPDTWWADVLASLAGGFGWHNATPGSPLSLSVEHALENGAWLQLLAPIIFAVLVLLGLIAGLVRNQTRPLVLVCFAGVVSIGALYLNSVNSGNVLMVWYVVPVLPLLAVMGGLGVAMLTSRVARGPMVTAAPAMILGLVVVWGICLARPISIYRFNGKADPRQVVRDARGGDFPEYSERPITFTLWFDGDFYDPHLRKFVSSDEESLAMLDAAIEEAHEERRPLYVYVAQTGNATASHPKVMERLTMSGEFTRGTYRYSFESAVFENYSFKLRAKP; encoded by the coding sequence GTGGCACTGCTCCTCCTGATGGTCGGGTGTGTCGTGTTTGCGCAGTCGACCGGGAGCGACTGGCGTGAGGCGTGGAGTGTGGGGATTGAGAAAGTGGAGGCTGGCAGCCGGAGCAAGGTGAAGGCTGCGGAGATCGCTCAAACTTGTGCCTTTTGGGGGGCGGTGATCAGCGCGGTGCTCAGCGGTGTGCTTTTGGTGACGCGGCGCTGGTGGTGCGGTGCGGATGCTCCCGAGGGCTTTGGTGCGCTCGCGGAGGAGGAAGATCCGGCGCGGCGGGGTTTGGAGCGTGCGGTGTTCTGGGGGATGCTGGTGACGGCTGTGGCGGTTGGTTTGCTTCTGCGCCTGCCACGCATGGAATTGAGTTTCTACAACGACGAAGCGCATACGTACACGCGTCTCGTGGCCGGGGAGTGGAAGAAGGCGCCGATCGGTGAACAGGGGGCGAAATTTGATGCACCGCGCTGGGGTGAGACCGCCTTTTCCAACAAGACGGGCAACAACAGCTTCCTCTATTCCATTTTGGCGCGCGCTGCGTTCGACCAGTGGAAGGCGAGCACCGGGGCCGCGGATGGCGAGGTGTGCGAGTGGATTGTGCGTTTGCCGGTGCTGATTGCCGGGATGTTGACGATTGTGGTGGTCGGATTGGGGGCACGGCGTGTGGCTGGTCCGTGGGCTGGTGTGGCGGCGATGTGGTTACTGACATTGCACCCGTGGCACTTGAGGTTCAGCACAGAGGCGAGGTCATACGGGTTGGTGATGTTGTTTGTGGCTCTAGGTGTGTGGTTGTTGGCGGGGGCGTGGCAGACCAACCGTTGGCGCTGGTGGCTGCCGTACGGGCTGGTGCAGTTTCTGATCGTTTACAGCTATCCGGGTGCGGCGTTTTTGGTGCTTTTTGCCAATGTGGTGTTGGCGGTGCTGTTGGCAGTGCGGGCTTTTACCAAATGCTGTGGTGGTGCGGGTGTGACCGCGTTGGTTCGCTTGACGGTTTCCGCGTTGTTCGCGGCTATTCCTGCGTTGTTTGTGATGGGGGCACCGGTGGTGAACACACTGGAGGCATTGGAGAATAGCAAGTCGCTGGCAGGGAGTGTGCCTGACACTTGGTGGGCTGATGTGTTGGCGTCGTTGGCAGGTGGTTTCGGATGGCACAATGCCACACCGGGGAGTCCGTTGAGTTTGTCGGTCGAGCACGCGCTGGAGAATGGAGCGTGGTTGCAATTGCTGGCGCCAATCATTTTTGCCGTGCTGGTCTTGCTGGGGCTGATTGCCGGGTTGGTTCGGAATCAGACGCGGCCTCTGGTTCTGGTGTGCTTTGCGGGCGTGGTTTCTATTGGGGCGCTTTACCTCAATAGCGTGAACTCGGGCAATGTGTTGATGGTCTGGTACGTCGTGCCGGTGCTGCCGTTGCTTGCGGTGATGGGCGGCTTGGGTGTAGCGATGTTGACGTCTCGCGTGGCCCGCGGGCCGATGGTCACAGCGGCCCCAGCGATGATCCTCGGGCTCGTAGTGGTGTGGGGGATCTGCCTCGCGCGTCCGATCTCGATTTATCGGTTCAACGGGAAAGCGGATCCGCGTCAGGTGGTGCGTGATGCGCGTGGCGGGGATTTTCCAGAATATTCCGAGCGTCCGATCACCTTTACTTTGTGGTTCGATGGGGATTTCTACGATCCGCACTTGCGGAAGTTTGTGAGCAGCGATGAGGAGTCGCTGGCGATGTTGGATGCTGCGATCGAGGAAGCGCATGAAGAGCGGCGTCCTTTGTATGTCTACGTGGCGCAGACGGGGAATGCCACGGCATCGCATCCCAAGGTGATGGAGCGCTTGACCATGTCTGGCGAGTTCACGCGCGGGACGTATCGCTACAGCTTTGAGTCGGCTGTGTTTGAGAATTACTCGTTCAAACTGCGGGCGAAGCCGTGA
- a CDS encoding MotA/TolQ/ExbB proton channel family protein: MKSILNSGKSSLGYASSAITFAVLSATQVLAQDEEGAEAAAEELSMFDNIVQNGGPFIWVLAALSLCLIGLAVFNAMALRAQNFTPADLRVVMLDHMANCRVRSAIEVANSSPSFFGRMMAHALPHVDATRPEDLGNEAVEDAMAEFTIDETRAPMTWVNYFNVITQAAPMLGLLGTVSGMVSAFAKLGKEADPSMLAGNISEALFTTMGGLIIAIPSLFCFYFFRNRLQKLVAESHQAGREMMEASIQAVNADQQMAKVPEGLHAE, from the coding sequence ATGAAGAGTATTCTTAATTCCGGCAAGTCGTCGCTCGGTTACGCATCATCCGCCATCACTTTTGCTGTGTTGAGTGCCACCCAGGTGCTTGCCCAAGACGAGGAAGGTGCGGAAGCTGCCGCCGAGGAACTTTCGATGTTCGACAACATCGTCCAGAACGGTGGTCCATTCATCTGGGTGCTTGCAGCGCTCTCCCTTTGCTTGATTGGTTTGGCTGTGTTCAACGCAATGGCCCTTCGTGCGCAAAACTTCACCCCTGCTGATCTGCGCGTGGTGATGCTTGACCATATGGCCAACTGCCGTGTGCGTTCCGCTATTGAAGTTGCCAACTCGAGCCCGAGCTTCTTCGGCCGTATGATGGCTCACGCTCTGCCACACGTCGACGCGACCCGTCCTGAAGATCTCGGCAACGAGGCTGTGGAAGATGCAATGGCTGAGTTCACCATCGATGAGACCCGTGCGCCAATGACCTGGGTCAACTACTTCAACGTGATCACCCAGGCCGCACCGATGCTCGGTCTCCTTGGTACCGTTTCCGGTATGGTGAGCGCATTCGCCAAGCTGGGTAAAGAAGCTGACCCATCGATGCTGGCAGGTAACATTTCCGAGGCTCTCTTCACCACCATGGGTGGTCTGATCATCGCGATCCCAAGTCTTTTCTGCTTCTACTTCTTCCGCAACCGTTTGCAGAAGCTTGTGGCTGAGTCGCATCAGGCAGGCCGCGAGATGATGGAAGCTTCCATCCAGGCTGTGAACGCAGACCAGCAGATGGCCAAGGTGCCAGAAGGTCTTCACGCCGAGTAA